Genomic window (bacterium):
GGCCCTTCTTTTACATTCCCTAAAGGCATGTCCTGGAAGAATTGACAGGCGTAGACCTCTCCTGAAGGGGAAATATTGGCTATCTTTTCTCCGGCTGAACAGCCGCCGTGAAGCTGAAGGAGCCGGTAAATTTCCTCTTGGCGTTCCGGCTGTTCGCTTTTTACCATGTGATAGAGGTAGACCCCATCAGCATGGTTATCCACCGTCATTATTTCCAGTTTATGGCCGGCCGCAAAGAGTTCTTTTGTCTTCTGGAGGAGCCAATCTAATATCTCTCTTCTGGTCTTATTATCCAGATCGTCTTCTACCATTCCTTTGCCTCGACCAGAGTAGACCAGATGATACATACAAAAGCGAGGGATGCCTTCTTTCCTCACCAAATCGATAATGCCTGACAGCTCCTGGTAATTATGCCGGTTGAGGGTAAACCGAACGCCTGTTTTCAGCCCTGCCTCCATTGAGTTCCGGAGGCCTGTCAGGGCTTCTCTAAAGGCGCCACGTCGCGCCCTGAATCGATCATGTGTCTCCTTAAGGCCATCCAAGCTTACACCTACATATTGAAAGTTGGCTTCCTTTATTTGTCGGGCCACATCCCCGGTGATTAAAGTCCCATTAGTCGAAAGGACAGGACGAAGCCCTGCCTCGAAGGCTATTCGACCTAATTCAAATATGTCTTTCCGTAAAAGAGGCTCACCACCGGAAAAAAGCAAGACCGGTATCTTAAGTTCAGCCAGATTTTCAATCAACGCCCGGCCTTCTTCCGTGGTTAGTTCACTGTCCTTTGGTTCAGCCTCGGCTTCGAGGTAACAGTGAATGCACCTCAAATTACACCTGCTCGTAAGATTCCAGACCACCACGGGTCTGGCTGAAGTAGAGAAGGCCAGCATATCCGGTCTCTGTCCCTCTCGCATAGCCTCCGCTACCGTAGCCTGGCCACATAATAGTCTTGTGCAACCAATCATTGGCTAATCATCCTTTTCTGAGTTGTTCCGGATAACCTTCATCCTCTAATTCTTTTAGCCGCTTGATCCCCTCTTTGGCTCCCAGGAACCTTACCTTAAATGTCTTTTTCGCCCGGCTAATGTCAAAAGAACAATCCTTTGGCCGGGGGGCTTTAAAGCCAAAATCATCCATCGCCACAGGAGGAAGATTGGCCTCAGGGAATCCATATTCCTGAGTCAATATCCGGCCGAAGTCCAAGCGATTGATCCGCTCTGCCCCGCCTAAGTGATAAAGTCCGGTAATGCCTCGATGGCAGATCTCAAGTAAAGCCTGGGCCAGGTTGGTCACCAGAATAGGGGACCGGAATTGATCTACAAAGAGGGGCACTTGTTGGCCTTCCTTCAGCCCTCGGATAACCCATTCAGAGAAACTTCCCCCCCCGATACTGGGTCCGTAGATGACGGCTGTTCGGACAATACAGCAATTGGTGCTGTTAGCCGTAACTATTTTCTCTCCTTCTAACTTTGTCCAGGCATAGCAAGAGAGAGGATTAGTCGGATCATCTTCCCGATAAAGACCGGCGCGGCCGTCAAAGACGAGATCAGTCGAGAGGTAGATGAATTTGGTCTGGGTAATTTTAGCGGCCTGGACCAGATTCTCGGTGCCAGTGACATTTACCCTCCAGGCCAAACCTTGATCCTCTTCACACACGTCCGGTTTGGTTACGGCCGCGGTATGAATGATTACGTCCGGCTGTATCTCTTCTATCTTGGAGAGGACATCGGACCGCTGAGTAATATCCAGCGAAAAAGTAGTCGCCCCAGCAATTTTGACCGGACGCGAACAGTAGGCCGCATAAGTTTCTATGCCCTCTCTGGCCGACATAAAGGTCAGATTACCTCCCAGAAGCCCGCTTCCTCCTGTGATTAAAAGCCTCATCTACGACCTTCCTGTCAATTCCTCCAGACGTTC
Coding sequences:
- a CDS encoding SDR family oxidoreductase, whose product is MRLLITGGSGLLGGNLTFMSAREGIETYAAYCSRPVKIAGATTFSLDITQRSDVLSKIEEIQPDVIIHTAAVTKPDVCEEDQGLAWRVNVTGTENLVQAAKITQTKFIYLSTDLVFDGRAGLYREDDPTNPLSCYAWTKLEGEKIVTANSTNCCIVRTAVIYGPSIGGGSFSEWVIRGLKEGQQVPLFVDQFRSPILVTNLAQALLEICHRGITGLYHLGGAERINRLDFGRILTQEYGFPEANLPPVAMDDFGFKAPRPKDCSFDISRAKKTFKVRFLGAKEGIKRLKELEDEGYPEQLRKG
- a CDS encoding radical SAM protein — translated: MIGCTRLLCGQATVAEAMREGQRPDMLAFSTSARPVVVWNLTSRCNLRCIHCYLEAEAEPKDSELTTEEGRALIENLAELKIPVLLFSGGEPLLRKDIFELGRIAFEAGLRPVLSTNGTLITGDVARQIKEANFQYVGVSLDGLKETHDRFRARRGAFREALTGLRNSMEAGLKTGVRFTLNRHNYQELSGIIDLVRKEGIPRFCMYHLVYSGRGKGMVEDDLDNKTRREILDWLLQKTKELFAAGHKLEIMTVDNHADGVYLYHMVKSEQPERQEEIYRLLQLHGGCSAGEKIANISPSGEVYACQFFQDMPLGNVKEGPFSRIWQEDRLRSIRKMKKNLKGRCGRCRYIDICGGCRIRAKVVYGDYLAEDPACYLTEAEIN